One Bemisia tabaci chromosome 7, PGI_BMITA_v3 DNA window includes the following coding sequences:
- the LOC109042840 gene encoding porphobilinogen deaminase isoform X1 yields MSESEVIKVGSRKSKLAMIQTNFVINRLKELHPHLNFEIESMDTIGDKELHKSLPKIGEKSLFTAELEIALKEKRVDFAVHSLKDLPTTLPEGLVLGAVCRREDARDVVLLNGKYEGKKLKELPERSVIGTSSLRRTAQLRRNYPQFTVENIRGNLETRFRKLTSEENSYAAIILASAGVKRMGWLDRIGQVLDGEEMLFAVGQGALGVECRENDPKTLSLLESLHDFETVCCVIAERSFLRKLEGGCSAPVGVYSKFINNTIQFVGAVWSLNGKKELKLEEKLNLNEACPDSDETEEPKSKLMHLEKKNFVGIAAGSFSLSKLAAVENFGEEVANTLIKRGASEIMSEAKDEIKRSIAVGNSGEKVVNNLIKHGASINVITAKDETKLSTTSL; encoded by the exons ATGTCTGAGTCCGAGGTTATCAAAGTTGGCTCTCGCAAGAgcaag cTAGCAATGATTCAGACAAACTTTGTGATAAACAGGCTGAAAGAACTGCATCctcatttgaattttgaaatag agtCTATGGACACCATTGGTGACAAAGAACTGCACAAATCCCTGCCGAAAATAGGTGAAAAAAGTCTCTTCACCGCTGAATTAGAGATTGCACTGAAAGAGAAGAGGGTTGATTTTGCTGTTCATTCACTGAAAGATTTACCCACCACTTTACCGGAAGGTTTAGTTTTAGGAGCTGTATGTAG gcgAGAAGATGCAAGAGATGTTGTTCTCTTAAATGGAAAGTATGAAGGCAAAAAGCTGAAGGAACTTCCAGAAAGAAGTGTTATAG GCACAAGTTCACTCAGGAGGACTGCTCAACTTCGCCGCAACTATCCTCAATTCACCGTAGAAAATATTCGGGGCAATCTTGAGACAAGATTTAGAAAATTGACCTCGGAAGAAAACAGCTATGCTGCTATTATTTTAGCATCTGCAGGTGTTAAAAGAATGGGATGGCTGGATCGTATTGGACAG gTCTTAGATGGAGAGGAAATGCTTTTCGCTGTTGGGCAGGGAGCTCTTGGAGTCGAGTGTCGTGAAAATGACCCAAAAACCCTATCATTATTGGAATCACTGCATGATTTTGAAACTGTCTGCTGTGTCATTGCTGAAAGAAGTTTTCTACGAAAACTAGAAGGAGGTTGTTCGGCTCCTGTCGGTGTTTACTCAAAATTCATTAATAATACGATTCAATTTGTTGGTGCTGTTTGGAGTTTAAATGGGAAGAAAGAGCTGAAgcttgaagaaaaattgaatttaaatgaaGCATGCCCTGACTCTGATGAAACTGAGGAACCTAAATC GAAACTTATGcatctggagaaaaaaaattttgttggaATCGCTGCTGGATCATTTAGTCTATCAAAGCTTGCAGCTGTCGAAAATTTTGGCGAAGAAGTTGCAAACACTTTAATCAAGCGAGGTGCCTCAGAAATTATGAGTGAAGCTAAAGACGAAATAAAGCGATCGATAGCAGTTGGAAATTCTGGTGAAAAGGTTGTAAATAATTTAATCAAACATGGTGCCTCCATAAATGTTATCACTGCCAAAGACGAAACAAAATTGTCGACAACCAGTTTGTAA
- the LOC109042840 gene encoding porphobilinogen deaminase isoform X2 produces MIQTNFVINRLKELHPHLNFEIESMDTIGDKELHKSLPKIGEKSLFTAELEIALKEKRVDFAVHSLKDLPTTLPEGLVLGAVCRREDARDVVLLNGKYEGKKLKELPERSVIGTSSLRRTAQLRRNYPQFTVENIRGNLETRFRKLTSEENSYAAIILASAGVKRMGWLDRIGQVLDGEEMLFAVGQGALGVECRENDPKTLSLLESLHDFETVCCVIAERSFLRKLEGGCSAPVGVYSKFINNTIQFVGAVWSLNGKKELKLEEKLNLNEACPDSDETEEPKSKLMHLEKKNFVGIAAGSFSLSKLAAVENFGEEVANTLIKRGASEIMSEAKDEIKRSIAVGNSGEKVVNNLIKHGASINVITAKDETKLSTTSL; encoded by the exons ATGATTCAGACAAACTTTGTGATAAACAGGCTGAAAGAACTGCATCctcatttgaattttgaaatag agtCTATGGACACCATTGGTGACAAAGAACTGCACAAATCCCTGCCGAAAATAGGTGAAAAAAGTCTCTTCACCGCTGAATTAGAGATTGCACTGAAAGAGAAGAGGGTTGATTTTGCTGTTCATTCACTGAAAGATTTACCCACCACTTTACCGGAAGGTTTAGTTTTAGGAGCTGTATGTAG gcgAGAAGATGCAAGAGATGTTGTTCTCTTAAATGGAAAGTATGAAGGCAAAAAGCTGAAGGAACTTCCAGAAAGAAGTGTTATAG GCACAAGTTCACTCAGGAGGACTGCTCAACTTCGCCGCAACTATCCTCAATTCACCGTAGAAAATATTCGGGGCAATCTTGAGACAAGATTTAGAAAATTGACCTCGGAAGAAAACAGCTATGCTGCTATTATTTTAGCATCTGCAGGTGTTAAAAGAATGGGATGGCTGGATCGTATTGGACAG gTCTTAGATGGAGAGGAAATGCTTTTCGCTGTTGGGCAGGGAGCTCTTGGAGTCGAGTGTCGTGAAAATGACCCAAAAACCCTATCATTATTGGAATCACTGCATGATTTTGAAACTGTCTGCTGTGTCATTGCTGAAAGAAGTTTTCTACGAAAACTAGAAGGAGGTTGTTCGGCTCCTGTCGGTGTTTACTCAAAATTCATTAATAATACGATTCAATTTGTTGGTGCTGTTTGGAGTTTAAATGGGAAGAAAGAGCTGAAgcttgaagaaaaattgaatttaaatgaaGCATGCCCTGACTCTGATGAAACTGAGGAACCTAAATC GAAACTTATGcatctggagaaaaaaaattttgttggaATCGCTGCTGGATCATTTAGTCTATCAAAGCTTGCAGCTGTCGAAAATTTTGGCGAAGAAGTTGCAAACACTTTAATCAAGCGAGGTGCCTCAGAAATTATGAGTGAAGCTAAAGACGAAATAAAGCGATCGATAGCAGTTGGAAATTCTGGTGAAAAGGTTGTAAATAATTTAATCAAACATGGTGCCTCCATAAATGTTATCACTGCCAAAGACGAAACAAAATTGTCGACAACCAGTTTGTAA